In Aequorivita sp. H23M31, a single window of DNA contains:
- a CDS encoding L-threonylcarbamoyladenylate synthase, with protein MTLKDEIEKALTILKRGGLILYPTDTVWGIGCDATNAEAVDKIFKLKNRSDKKSMICLVHDFRMLNEYVEDVPEVAYDILKYADKPTTIIFDNPIRIAENLVADDNSLAIRVTKDEFCKKLIQKLRKPLVSTSANISGTPTPKSYSEIDPLILDGVDYIVNLHRDKKSGKPSTIIKLKNDGSVKVIRQ; from the coding sequence ATGACACTAAAAGATGAAATTGAAAAAGCCCTCACAATTCTTAAAAGGGGTGGCCTTATTTTATACCCAACCGACACTGTTTGGGGAATAGGGTGTGACGCCACCAATGCGGAAGCTGTTGATAAAATCTTTAAACTGAAAAATAGAAGCGATAAAAAGTCAATGATCTGTTTGGTCCATGATTTTAGGATGCTCAATGAATATGTTGAAGATGTTCCGGAAGTGGCTTATGATATTTTAAAATACGCAGATAAACCAACGACCATAATTTTCGATAATCCAATTCGCATAGCAGAAAACTTAGTTGCTGACGACAACTCTTTGGCAATACGCGTAACCAAGGACGAATTCTGCAAGAAATTGATCCAAAAGCTCCGAAAACCATTGGTTTCTACTTCGGCAAACATAAGTGGAACTCCCACCCCAAAAAGTTATTCTGAAATAGACCCATTAATTTTGGACGGCGTTGACTATATCGTAAATTTGCACCGCGATAAAAAATCAGGAAAACCTTCGACGATAATAAAGTTGAAAAATGATGGAAGTGTGAAAGTAATTCGTCAGTGA
- a CDS encoding CDP-glycerol glycerophosphotransferase family protein produces MKGNYKIAIIFLDEIHHIYHFITTAIELSKTNEVHILTHTGDTRFLSEALAELNGDKVIVEKLPTAPFRAFTDKLKGRKLPRKGFWIKKHQEYILDNFDAILFTDYFHHYFLKARKHRPIKFIYVEHGTAGRAYSYQKDVLDFDLHLLSGESEYRSLKKMNLLNTNFKITGYCKLDAVRDLNTKAVFSNHKTTVLYNPHFSPPFSSWHFLGLEILEFFSNSEKYNLIFAPHINLFNKVGGDDISVIPKIYFKSPNIHIDLGSEKSVNMAYVKEADIYLGDVSSQVFEFITTPRPCVFLNTDNVEYKNDINYRFWKCGDVINTIGELDDALRTSSQKFQEKYKAIQEAITEENYYREEGSTASQRSAVAIIEYLDKNL; encoded by the coding sequence ATGAAAGGAAATTATAAAATTGCGATAATTTTTCTGGATGAAATCCACCATATCTACCATTTTATAACTACGGCCATTGAACTTTCAAAAACCAATGAAGTCCATATCCTAACCCATACAGGAGATACGCGTTTTCTCTCTGAAGCCTTGGCAGAACTTAACGGCGATAAGGTTATAGTTGAAAAATTGCCCACCGCTCCCTTTCGCGCTTTTACCGATAAGTTAAAGGGTAGAAAATTACCTCGGAAAGGGTTTTGGATAAAGAAACATCAGGAATATATTCTCGATAATTTTGACGCGATACTATTTACGGATTATTTTCATCATTATTTTTTAAAGGCGAGAAAGCATAGACCTATCAAGTTTATCTATGTAGAGCACGGTACCGCTGGAAGAGCTTATAGTTACCAGAAAGATGTGCTTGATTTCGATCTCCATTTACTATCGGGAGAATCTGAGTACCGTTCATTGAAAAAGATGAATCTTTTAAACACTAATTTTAAAATTACCGGTTACTGCAAATTGGATGCGGTGAGAGATTTGAATACAAAAGCAGTGTTTTCCAATCATAAAACCACGGTACTTTACAATCCACATTTTTCACCGCCATTTTCCTCCTGGCATTTTTTAGGACTTGAAATATTAGAGTTTTTCAGCAATTCTGAAAAATACAATCTCATTTTTGCGCCCCACATCAATCTTTTCAATAAAGTGGGCGGTGATGATATTTCCGTTATACCGAAAATATATTTTAAATCACCTAACATCCACATAGACTTAGGAAGCGAAAAAAGTGTCAATATGGCCTATGTGAAAGAAGCAGATATTTACTTGGGCGATGTCTCCAGCCAGGTATTTGAATTTATCACCACTCCCCGCCCGTGCGTTTTTTTGAACACGGATAACGTTGAATATAAAAATGATATAAATTACCGTTTTTGGAAATGTGGCGATGTTATAAATACAATCGGAGAACTTGACGATGCGCTACGAACTTCGTCTCAAAAATTTCAAGAAAAATACAAAGCAATTCAAGAAGCGATTACAGAGGAGAATTATTATAGAGAAGAAGGTTCCACCGCTTCACAAAGATCCGCTGTGGCAATTATTGAGTATCTGGATAAAAATCTATAG
- a CDS encoding glycosyltransferase family 2 protein, with amino-acid sequence MKSSLLISTYNWPEALELVLLSLENQSVRPDEVLIADDGSKEETKELIEAFQRKSRIPIIHFWHEDKGFRRSLILNKAIAGSSSEYIIQTDGDCIMHKDFVKDHLEMCEPNTYLFGSRVNIQEAELSSLFSQKKIKFGFLDKGIKKRTRNLRIPMFADLYKKNTEVSSKMRGCNLSFWKKDFIAVNGYNEAFEGWGREDSELIIRMMNNGVQGRRLRYRGIVYHIWHKVSDQSRFETNDSLQQQAVNEKSKWAERGVDKYL; translated from the coding sequence ATGAAATCTTCCCTCTTAATTTCCACCTATAATTGGCCTGAAGCGTTGGAGTTAGTTTTGTTGAGCTTAGAAAACCAATCGGTTAGACCCGATGAAGTTTTAATCGCAGATGATGGCTCTAAGGAAGAAACCAAGGAATTAATCGAAGCTTTTCAGCGGAAAAGTCGCATTCCCATAATTCATTTTTGGCATGAGGATAAAGGGTTTAGAAGATCGCTTATATTAAATAAAGCCATAGCTGGAAGTTCTTCGGAATATATTATCCAAACCGATGGTGACTGCATTATGCACAAGGATTTTGTGAAAGATCACCTAGAGATGTGCGAACCCAATACTTATCTTTTTGGGAGCAGAGTGAACATTCAGGAAGCCGAGCTTTCTTCTTTGTTCTCTCAGAAAAAAATTAAGTTTGGATTTCTAGATAAGGGAATTAAAAAGCGCACGCGCAATCTGAGAATTCCTATGTTTGCAGATCTTTATAAGAAGAATACGGAGGTCTCATCAAAAATGAGAGGGTGCAACCTTTCCTTTTGGAAAAAGGATTTTATTGCCGTAAATGGATATAACGAGGCTTTTGAAGGTTGGGGCAGGGAAGACTCAGAGTTGATAATTCGGATGATGAATAATGGGGTGCAGGGACGCCGACTTAGATATAGAGGGATTGTTTACCATATTTGGCACAAGGTAAGTGACCAGAGCAGATTTGAAACAAATGACAGTCTTCAGCAGCAAGCGGTAAATGAAAAAAGTAAGTGGGCCGAGCGAGGGGTGGATAAATACCTATAG
- a CDS encoding CCA tRNA nucleotidyltransferase, protein MVKITYISALENPIFRTISKASKNLNLESYVIGGFVRDHILKRGEAKDIDIVSVGSGIELAQEVSRLLPGKPKVSIFKTYGTAMLKSGGMELEFVGARKESYTEESRNPEVETGTLEDDQNRRDFTINALALSLSDENFGELLDPFHGIADLKKKIIRTPLDPDITFTDDPLRMLRAIRFASQLNFVIEQQALDAITRNADRLKIISKERVIDEINKILLSEIPSKGFALLHKTGLLPLILPELAALQGIDEKEGQTHKDNFWHTLEVVDNISETTDNLWLRWAALLHDIGKAPTKKFDEKLGWTFHAHEFVGSKMVYKLFKRLKMPLNDKMKFVQKMVLMSSRPIALAADVTDSAVRRLIFDAGDNVDDLMTLCEADITTKNPKKFKKYHKNFQLVRNKIVEVEERDHVRNFQPPVSGEEIMKTFNLKPSREIGIIKDAIKEAILEGEIPNEYEAAKEFMLKKGAEIGLKI, encoded by the coding sequence GTGGTAAAAATAACCTACATATCTGCTTTAGAAAATCCGATTTTTAGAACGATTTCAAAAGCTTCAAAAAACCTCAATCTTGAAAGTTATGTTATCGGGGGATTTGTCCGGGACCATATTTTAAAACGGGGCGAAGCCAAGGACATTGACATAGTTTCAGTTGGTAGTGGAATTGAACTCGCACAAGAAGTTTCACGACTTTTACCTGGGAAGCCCAAGGTTTCTATTTTTAAAACCTACGGCACTGCAATGTTGAAGAGCGGCGGAATGGAACTTGAATTTGTGGGGGCCAGAAAAGAGTCCTATACCGAAGAGAGCAGAAATCCCGAAGTTGAAACGGGTACTTTGGAGGATGATCAAAACCGTCGGGATTTTACCATAAATGCCCTGGCACTTAGTCTATCAGACGAAAACTTTGGGGAATTATTGGATCCCTTTCACGGAATTGCAGATCTGAAAAAGAAAATCATCCGTACCCCACTTGACCCGGATATTACCTTTACAGATGATCCCTTGCGAATGTTGCGTGCCATTCGTTTTGCTTCCCAGTTAAATTTTGTCATTGAGCAACAAGCGTTAGATGCTATAACTAGAAATGCAGATAGATTAAAAATCATTTCCAAAGAACGGGTTATTGATGAAATAAATAAAATTCTCCTTTCTGAAATTCCATCAAAAGGTTTTGCGCTATTGCACAAAACAGGTCTGCTTCCCCTCATATTGCCGGAATTGGCGGCCTTACAGGGAATTGATGAAAAGGAAGGACAAACACATAAGGATAATTTTTGGCATACTCTTGAGGTTGTGGATAACATTTCGGAAACCACAGATAATTTGTGGTTACGTTGGGCGGCATTGCTCCACGACATAGGAAAAGCTCCTACTAAAAAGTTCGATGAAAAATTAGGATGGACATTTCACGCCCATGAATTTGTCGGTTCCAAAATGGTTTATAAACTTTTTAAACGCTTAAAAATGCCCTTGAACGACAAGATGAAGTTTGTTCAAAAAATGGTATTGATGAGCTCACGGCCTATTGCCCTTGCCGCAGATGTTACAGATAGCGCCGTAAGACGCTTGATTTTTGATGCAGGCGATAACGTGGACGACTTAATGACCCTTTGCGAGGCCGATATTACCACCAAAAATCCAAAAAAATTTAAAAAGTACCATAAGAATTTCCAACTGGTCCGTAACAAAATTGTGGAAGTTGAAGAGCGCGATCACGTCCGTAATTTCCAACCTCCTGTTTCGGGAGAAGAGATAATGAAAACCTTCAACCTAAAACCTTCACGCGAAATTGGAATTATAAAGGATGCCATAAAAGAAGCAATTTTGGAAGGAGAAATCCCGAACGAATATGAGGCAGCAAAAGAGTTTATGTTGAAAAAAGGGGCAGAAATTGGGTTAAAGATTTAG
- a CDS encoding polysaccharide deacetylase family protein, whose amino-acid sequence MARLPILMYHEVALKDSEGLTISAKNLEAQFAYLAEKGFQTYHFKELEQIHKNTFKKNIVITFDDAYLSHLKYAAPLLKKYNLKATFFAPLHFLGKTDLWNTSQLNIMTIEQLKSLDPEIIELGFHSFYHKKYTELSNAETEADTRRCMEFVSEHELDFSPVLAYPYGKFPREKLENKIFEKILSQNGIKYGVRIGNRINKYPFKKPYQIERIDVRGEWSLWTFRQKIRFGKLF is encoded by the coding sequence ATGGCCCGACTTCCTATTTTAATGTACCATGAAGTGGCTCTAAAAGATTCCGAAGGCCTGACTATTTCTGCGAAAAACCTCGAAGCTCAATTTGCCTATCTGGCGGAGAAAGGTTTCCAAACTTATCATTTTAAGGAATTGGAACAAATCCATAAAAACACTTTTAAAAAAAATATTGTAATCACGTTTGATGACGCTTACTTAAGTCACTTAAAATATGCTGCTCCACTATTGAAAAAGTATAATCTTAAGGCGACATTTTTCGCTCCGCTACATTTTTTGGGCAAAACGGATTTGTGGAATACGTCTCAGCTGAATATTATGACTATTGAACAGTTAAAATCCTTAGATCCGGAAATTATAGAATTAGGTTTCCATTCTTTCTATCATAAAAAATACACCGAACTTTCCAATGCTGAAACGGAGGCAGACACCCGTAGATGTATGGAATTTGTTTCTGAGCACGAACTGGATTTTTCACCGGTATTGGCATATCCCTACGGGAAATTCCCCAGAGAGAAATTGGAAAATAAGATTTTTGAGAAAATACTTTCCCAGAACGGAATAAAATACGGAGTGCGAATAGGTAATAGAATAAATAAGTACCCTTTTAAAAAACCGTACCAAATTGAAAGGATTGATGTTAGGGGAGAATGGAGCCTATGGACATTCAGACAGAAAATTAGGTTTGGAAAATTGTTCTAA
- a CDS encoding GxxExxY protein: MLPHKFYADFVVMDKIILEIKSIEMLNDKHLAQ; this comes from the coding sequence ATTTTACCACATAAGTTCTATGCGGATTTTGTGGTGATGGACAAAATAATTCTAGAAATAAAATCTATTGAGATGTTAAACGATAAGCATTTGGCCCAATGA
- a CDS encoding glycosyltransferase family 2 protein — protein MENPIKISALAITLNEADNIEAYIDSLWFADEIIIVDSFSTDETVSLAQGKEKVKIYQRHFLNFSDQKNFAISKASHDWITFFDPDEEITKELSEEIVSTVKNPTAIGYFVKRDYFFMGKLLKYSGIQNDYIIRLFNKNFCQYNDNLVHELLIANGKTLRLKNHLRHHTYKSFDEYTAKMHHYSRLQAVMLYEQGKKPTLYHFFFRPFYRFTFQYFIRLGLLDGKEGFILAYLNGFSVFKRYVNLWMLYRKID, from the coding sequence TTGGAAAACCCTATTAAAATTTCCGCCCTTGCCATAACTCTCAATGAGGCCGACAATATCGAAGCTTATATTGACAGTCTGTGGTTTGCGGATGAAATCATCATAGTAGATTCCTTTAGTACCGATGAAACTGTATCCTTAGCGCAAGGAAAGGAAAAGGTGAAAATCTACCAACGTCATTTCCTTAATTTCTCCGATCAAAAAAATTTCGCTATTTCGAAAGCTAGCCATGATTGGATTACTTTCTTCGATCCTGACGAGGAAATCACTAAAGAACTTTCCGAAGAAATTGTGAGTACGGTTAAAAATCCGACGGCAATTGGCTATTTTGTAAAACGCGATTATTTTTTTATGGGTAAACTATTAAAATACAGCGGAATACAAAATGATTATATCATTCGACTATTTAATAAGAATTTCTGCCAATATAACGACAATCTGGTTCACGAACTCCTTATTGCCAACGGAAAAACGCTTCGCTTAAAAAACCATCTTCGCCATCATACCTATAAATCTTTTGATGAATATACGGCAAAAATGCACCATTATAGCCGCTTGCAAGCTGTAATGCTTTATGAACAAGGAAAGAAACCGACATTGTACCATTTCTTTTTTAGACCTTTTTATCGTTTCACCTTTCAATATTTTATCAGATTGGGGTTATTGGATGGAAAAGAAGGCTTTATATTGGCCTATTTAAACGGTTTTTCTGTTTTTAAGCGCTATGTAAATCTTTGGATGTTATACCGGAAAATAGATTGA
- a CDS encoding GxxExxY protein, with protein sequence MANITYKEESYAIVGCLFDVYNQLGSGFAEIVY encoded by the coding sequence ATGGCCAATATTACTTATAAAGAAGAAAGCTATGCAATTGTTGGATGTTTGTTCGACGTCTATAATCAATTGGGAAGTGGGTTTGCAGAAATTGTTTATTAG